One genomic region from Streptomyces venezuelae encodes:
- a CDS encoding RDD family protein, which yields MATPPGGGGEVPQAGYYPDPSIPGYIRYWNGGAWVPGTSRPAPKDGEGTPNPPAGAIPAGPILASGPAPAPVVAQYPAAQNPAAAQNLAPAQSQAPAPSPARNPAQGPAQIAAQNHGHSQALAPAPVPAALPAAPVPAVEETGPVFFDDFEEEPVTPEPSSAWQADTARQTGFGGERDQKVAWGAPQEQQPEPPARPQPQRRAPAVPDPRTPAEWPVAGASEPAEPHAVAPAPAPAADPRSTGGAARLGGMPVTPAPAPVPQSAPEPAAPAPAPVPSTPSWAQQPQARPQQQVQPRPQPQPQPQPQSQSQSQPQEQQQQEQQPPVLPWKPPVEDVFQQAARAQAAARPAGLGRRLLARLIDTVVLGALVGAAGFPFVTAALDHIDGKIEAAKQSGTTVQVWLLDATTSVQFGIALASFFVIGVLYEALPTAKWGRTLGKKLCGIEVRDIEAHQPPRFGAALRRWLVYSVLGLLVIGVLNVLWCLFDRPWRQCWHDKAARTFVAR from the coding sequence GTGGCTACTCCTCCTGGAGGCGGCGGAGAGGTACCGCAGGCGGGGTACTACCCGGACCCGTCCATTCCCGGATACATCCGGTACTGGAACGGGGGCGCCTGGGTACCCGGTACGAGCCGGCCGGCCCCCAAGGACGGTGAGGGCACGCCGAACCCGCCCGCCGGGGCGATCCCCGCGGGCCCGATCCTGGCCTCCGGCCCCGCGCCGGCACCTGTGGTCGCGCAGTACCCGGCCGCGCAGAACCCGGCGGCGGCGCAGAACCTCGCGCCGGCCCAGAGCCAGGCCCCCGCACCGAGCCCGGCGCGGAACCCTGCCCAAGGCCCGGCGCAGATCGCGGCACAGAACCACGGGCACAGCCAGGCGCTGGCCCCTGCGCCCGTCCCTGCGGCCCTGCCCGCGGCCCCCGTGCCGGCGGTCGAGGAGACGGGACCCGTCTTCTTCGACGACTTCGAGGAGGAGCCGGTGACGCCGGAGCCCTCCTCGGCCTGGCAGGCGGACACCGCCCGCCAGACCGGCTTCGGAGGCGAACGCGACCAGAAGGTCGCCTGGGGCGCGCCCCAGGAGCAGCAGCCCGAGCCCCCGGCCCGGCCCCAGCCGCAGCGGCGGGCCCCCGCCGTCCCCGACCCGAGGACCCCGGCCGAGTGGCCCGTCGCGGGCGCGAGCGAGCCGGCCGAGCCCCACGCGGTCGCCCCCGCCCCCGCCCCGGCGGCGGACCCCCGGTCGACCGGGGGAGCCGCGCGTCTCGGCGGAATGCCCGTCACCCCCGCGCCCGCTCCCGTCCCGCAGTCGGCCCCCGAGCCCGCGGCCCCCGCTCCCGCCCCCGTACCCTCCACGCCCTCCTGGGCACAGCAGCCGCAGGCTCGGCCGCAGCAGCAGGTCCAGCCGCGACCCCAGCCGCAGCCGCAGCCGCAGCCGCAGTCCCAGTCCCAGTCCCAGCCCCAGGAACAGCAGCAGCAGGAGCAGCAGCCGCCGGTCCTGCCGTGGAAGCCGCCGGTCGAGGACGTGTTCCAGCAGGCGGCCCGCGCCCAGGCAGCCGCCCGCCCCGCGGGTCTCGGCAGGCGCCTGCTGGCGCGGTTGATCGACACCGTCGTCCTGGGCGCCCTCGTCGGCGCCGCGGGCTTCCCCTTCGTGACCGCCGCTCTCGACCACATCGACGGCAAGATCGAGGCGGCCAAGCAGTCCGGTACGACCGTCCAGGTCTGGCTCCTGGACGCGACGACCTCCGTGCAGTTCGGCATCGCGCTCGCCTCGTTCTTCGTCATCGGCGTCCTGTACGAGGCGCTGCCCACCGCCAAGTGGGGGCGGACCCTGGGCAAGAAGCTGTGCGGGATCGAGGTGCGGGACATCGAGGCGCACCAGCCGCCGCGGTTCGGCGCGGCCCTGCGGCGCTGGCTCGTCTACAGCGTCCTCGGGCTCCTGGTCATCGGCGTCCTCAACGTCCTGTGGTGCCTCTTCGACCGCCCCTGGCGGCAGTGCTGGCACGACAAGGCGGCCCGCACCTTCGTCGCCCGCTAA
- a CDS encoding RDD family protein, with product MSTDQPPPGQPPEEDPFLKRPQEPAPPSAGQPPPDGTPPPGQPPGGQPPGGQPPPGPPPGSPYGPSSGSPYDNMPPPPPPYGGYGGGYGGTDPLSGMPPLAETGRRILARLIDWVIVTVPLAIIGIPFDIYERATRDGNDFGDTVNSLNGGSQLVFQLITIVAYVAYDTVLTAKNGQTIGKKLMKLRTAMLNDGSTPPMSQSLLRAIVLWLPALVCCACLWPLLILILILVDKPYKQGLHDKAAKTVVVTAQ from the coding sequence ATGAGCACCGATCAGCCGCCGCCCGGCCAGCCGCCCGAGGAGGACCCGTTCCTCAAGAGGCCACAGGAGCCCGCACCGCCCTCCGCCGGCCAGCCGCCGCCTGACGGGACGCCCCCGCCCGGGCAACCCCCGGGCGGGCAGCCGCCCGGCGGGCAGCCCCCGCCCGGGCCTCCGCCGGGGAGCCCCTACGGTCCCTCGTCCGGTTCTCCGTACGACAACATGCCCCCGCCCCCGCCCCCGTACGGGGGTTACGGCGGTGGCTACGGCGGGACCGATCCGCTCTCCGGGATGCCGCCGCTCGCCGAGACCGGCCGTCGCATCCTGGCCCGGCTGATCGACTGGGTGATCGTCACGGTGCCGCTGGCGATCATCGGCATCCCGTTCGACATCTACGAGCGGGCGACCCGGGACGGCAACGACTTCGGTGACACCGTCAACAGCCTCAACGGCGGCAGTCAGCTGGTCTTCCAGCTCATCACGATCGTCGCGTACGTCGCCTACGACACGGTGCTGACGGCCAAGAACGGCCAGACGATCGGCAAGAAGCTGATGAAGCTCCGGACCGCGATGCTCAACGACGGCTCGACGCCCCCGATGAGCCAGTCGCTGCTGCGGGCCATCGTGCTGTGGCTGCCCGCGCTGGTCTGCTGCGCCTGCCTGTGGCCGCTGCTCATCCTCATCCTCATCCTGGTCGACAAGCCCTACAAGCAGGGCCTCCACGACAAGGCGGCGAAGACGGTGGTCGTCACCGCCCAGTAG